Proteins co-encoded in one Methanobacteriales archaeon HGW-Methanobacteriales-1 genomic window:
- a CDS encoding hydrogenase formation protein HypD, with the protein MKNLSREIVGRIEKISQPVKIMHVCGSHEHTIMHHGIRTLLPEEVEVVAGPGCPVCCVPAREIDECLQLADKGVTITTFGDMLRVPGSRSSLAEAKEDGADVRVVYGVNNAVEIAQKMDNEVVFMSAGFETTAPTTASELLAGPPENFSILSCHRMIPPALQFLIESGEVNLNALIEPGHVATIIGTKPYEPFSEKYGIPQVVAGFNPLDILMAVYMILRQIKVGKAEVQNEYKRAVREEGNIKAQKALEEVFYITSREWRGFPEIPDSVMEVRDEFSQFNAREKFDIKVERVKEAPTGCICGPILRGVARPEECKLFKEECTPMNPIGACMVSKEGTCNIAHRYSSFK; encoded by the coding sequence ATGAAAAACTTATCCAGGGAAATTGTGGGAAGGATTGAAAAAATATCCCAACCAGTAAAAATAATGCACGTTTGCGGATCTCATGAACACACTATAATGCATCACGGAATCAGAACACTACTTCCTGAAGAAGTAGAAGTAGTGGCTGGGCCAGGATGTCCAGTTTGTTGTGTACCTGCACGTGAAATTGATGAATGTCTCCAATTAGCTGATAAAGGAGTAACGATAACTACTTTTGGCGATATGCTCCGAGTACCAGGCTCCAGAAGCTCATTGGCTGAGGCCAAAGAGGATGGGGCAGATGTTAGAGTAGTTTATGGGGTGAATAATGCGGTGGAGATTGCTCAAAAAATGGACAATGAAGTAGTATTCATGTCCGCCGGATTTGAAACCACGGCTCCTACCACGGCTTCAGAATTACTGGCCGGACCGCCAGAGAACTTTTCCATACTTTCCTGTCACCGAATGATTCCACCAGCACTCCAATTCTTAATTGAATCTGGTGAAGTTAACTTAAATGCATTGATAGAGCCAGGACATGTTGCTACTATCATAGGTACTAAACCTTACGAACCATTTTCTGAAAAATATGGAATACCCCAAGTAGTCGCGGGATTCAATCCGCTGGACATCTTAATGGCAGTTTATATGATACTTCGACAGATTAAAGTAGGAAAAGCTGAAGTTCAAAACGAATACAAGCGCGCGGTAAGGGAAGAAGGTAATATAAAGGCCCAAAAGGCCCTAGAAGAAGTATTTTATATTACTAGTAGAGAATGGAGAGGATTTCCAGAAATTCCAGATTCCGTTATGGAAGTTCGAGATGAATTTTCCCAGTTCAATGCCCGTGAAAAATTTGACATAAAAGTTGAAAGAGTAAAAGAAGCACCTACTGGTTGCATATGTGGCCCGATTCTCAGGGGAGTCGCCCGACCAGAAGAATGTAAGTTATTTAAGGAAGAATGTACTCCAATGAATCCTATTGGGGCTTGTATGGTTTCTAAAGAAGGTACTTGTAATATTGCCCATCGTTACAGTTCCTTTAAATAA
- a CDS encoding phosphoglycolate phosphatase has product MNSIKAIALDIDGTITDHTRKVCISAIEAIRKAENAGIPVIIVTGNILCFTRAVSVFLGTSGGLVAENGGVILSQGHMDILGDIRKAENAYDYLKNQAETGEKVERVPFSEMRVSEIALFRNMPVNIIKDVLNGQDVEIYDTKFALHLTDPMVNKGSSLEIVANEMGIKTKNILAAGDSENDIDFLKVAGHKVAVANADIELKEIADYVTKNSYGDGVTEAIERFVLSDLS; this is encoded by the coding sequence ATGAACTCTATTAAAGCCATTGCCTTAGATATTGATGGAACAATAACTGATCACACTCGTAAGGTATGTATAAGTGCTATTGAGGCCATTAGAAAGGCAGAAAATGCTGGAATACCAGTTATCATAGTCACAGGTAATATTTTGTGCTTTACTAGGGCAGTTTCTGTATTTTTGGGTACAAGTGGCGGCTTGGTAGCTGAAAATGGTGGTGTGATTCTTTCTCAGGGCCATATGGATATTTTAGGGGATATTAGAAAGGCAGAAAATGCTTATGATTACTTAAAAAATCAAGCTGAAACCGGGGAAAAAGTGGAGAGAGTTCCTTTTTCTGAAATGAGAGTATCAGAAATAGCTCTTTTTAGAAATATGCCTGTTAATATAATTAAAGATGTTTTAAATGGTCAGGATGTGGAAATATATGATACCAAGTTTGCCCTACATCTAACCGACCCTATGGTAAATAAAGGTTCTTCCCTGGAAATTGTGGCCAATGAAATGGGTATTAAAACCAAAAATATTTTGGCTGCCGGGGACAGTGAAAATGATATTGATTTCTTAAAGGTAGCCGGCCATAAAGTGGCGGTGGCCAATGCCGATATTGAATTAAAAGAAATTGCAGATTATGTAACTAAAAATTCCTATGGTGATGGTGTGACCGAGGCCATTGAGCGTTTTGTATTATCTGATTTGTCTTAA
- a CDS encoding peptidase has protein sequence MMESIAEQALKKAQKYADIVEIFVENEQSLQLDLQLDHIDFAKEDSTMGLGIRVIIDSKMGFSYTSDLEEIESAVKRAVSNSKANEKDENFVLAEQGNYSNIKGTYDSKFNSMEVEDAINFAQSMLDSVMEEKCEPTSGGFSTGLAKSFILNSNGVECKNISTGFGGYIAVNAEKDGEKSTAYDSVSSCFMDIDPEKLAKQVCQIAKDSIGGESVETRDMDVVLDYHAAAGLLGTFVSAINADNVQRGRSILADKIGEEVFSSNVSIFDDGTLENGLLSSRCDGEGTPSEKTTLVENGILKGFIYDLYTAHKGKTSSTGNGSRSFAETPSVGPSNLVLEFTKQRDLSELKDAILVTDVLGAHTANPISGDFSVEANNAFIIKDGEIKAPVKKAMLSGNIFDSLKSAEKIKSPVRQYGSFVIPKILAHDLRVVG, from the coding sequence ATGATGGAAAGTATAGCGGAGCAGGCCCTTAAAAAGGCCCAAAAATATGCGGATATAGTGGAAATATTCGTTGAAAATGAACAATCACTTCAATTAGACTTACAACTAGATCATATAGATTTTGCTAAAGAAGATTCAACAATGGGATTGGGAATAAGGGTCATTATTGACAGTAAAATGGGATTTTCATACACTTCTGATCTTGAAGAAATTGAAAGTGCGGTTAAACGTGCTGTTTCTAATTCAAAAGCTAATGAAAAGGATGAAAACTTTGTTCTAGCAGAGCAGGGGAATTATTCGAACATTAAAGGAACTTATGATTCAAAATTTAATTCTATGGAAGTGGAAGACGCTATAAATTTTGCTCAATCCATGTTGGATAGTGTAATGGAGGAAAAATGCGAACCGACCTCGGGCGGATTTTCCACCGGTCTTGCAAAATCCTTTATTTTAAATTCTAATGGTGTGGAATGCAAAAATATTTCCACGGGCTTTGGAGGCTACATTGCAGTTAATGCTGAAAAAGATGGGGAAAAATCAACAGCGTATGATTCGGTATCTTCCTGTTTTATGGATATTGATCCTGAAAAACTAGCTAAACAAGTATGTCAAATTGCTAAAGATTCTATAGGTGGAGAATCTGTAGAAACCAGGGATATGGATGTTGTACTGGATTATCATGCTGCTGCAGGCCTTTTAGGGACTTTCGTCAGTGCTATAAATGCAGATAATGTTCAAAGAGGCAGATCTATATTAGCTGATAAAATTGGTGAAGAAGTATTTTCTTCAAATGTTAGTATATTTGATGATGGTACCTTGGAAAATGGCCTTTTATCATCTCGCTGTGATGGGGAAGGAACACCGTCAGAAAAAACGACTTTAGTTGAAAATGGTATTTTAAAAGGATTTATATACGATTTATATACGGCCCATAAAGGAAAAACTTCCAGTACTGGAAATGGTAGTCGTTCCTTTGCAGAAACTCCATCTGTGGGTCCAAGTAACCTGGTTTTAGAATTCACAAAACAAAGGGATTTATCTGAATTAAAAGATGCTATTTTAGTAACGGATGTTTTAGGGGCACACACAGCTAACCCTATCTCTGGAGATTTCTCAGTGGAAGCCAACAATGCTTTTATAATCAAAGATGGTGAAATAAAGGCCCCGGTTAAGAAAGCAATGCTATCTGGAAACATTTTCGACTCTTTAAAATCAGCAGAGAAAATTAAATCTCCCGTGAGGCAGTATGGTTCATTTGTAATTCCTAAAATTCTGGCTCATGATTTGAGGGTTGTTGGATAA
- the pscS gene encoding O-phospho-L-seryl-tRNA:Cys-tRNA synthase: protein MECQNYGLTRSVERENLNLNPLQRGGVLSAAAREALYDFGDGYSVCDYCAGRLDEIAKPSIGGFLEDLAKFINVDAVRTVHGAREGKFAIMHALCDKGDTIVVDGNAHYTTHLAAERNSLNIVEVPNNSGPEFEITPEKYREVLENAIDEKGEIKLALLTHVDGDYGNLTDAKKIGKICQDAGVPLVLNCAYSMGRLPIDAKELNVDFVVGSGHKSMAASGPIGVLGMKEEWADKLLERSSRHQKKEIEMLGCTSRGAPVATLMASLPHLVERVSKWGDEVQKARNFVEQMEEIDGVVQVGVRPTNHDLVRFETPFFHEIAQKHSRRGFFLYEELKKRKIVGIKRGQTEWFKCSAYGMNQEQIDYIADSFKEIARTALD, encoded by the coding sequence ATGGAATGTCAAAATTATGGCCTTACTCGGAGTGTGGAACGGGAAAATCTGAACTTAAACCCCCTTCAAAGGGGAGGAGTTCTTTCGGCAGCGGCTAGAGAGGCACTTTATGATTTTGGTGATGGATACAGTGTCTGTGATTACTGTGCTGGACGATTAGATGAAATTGCTAAACCCTCTATTGGAGGATTTTTAGAGGATCTGGCCAAATTTATCAATGTTGATGCAGTGAGAACCGTTCATGGGGCAAGAGAAGGTAAATTTGCGATAATGCATGCTTTATGTGATAAAGGGGACACCATTGTAGTGGATGGAAATGCTCATTATACTACTCACCTGGCGGCAGAGCGTAATTCTTTAAATATAGTTGAAGTTCCGAATAATAGTGGCCCTGAATTTGAAATAACTCCTGAAAAATATAGGGAAGTTCTAGAAAATGCCATTGATGAGAAAGGTGAAATAAAATTGGCCCTTTTGACCCATGTAGATGGCGATTATGGGAATTTAACTGATGCCAAAAAAATTGGAAAAATTTGCCAGGATGCTGGTGTCCCACTGGTTTTAAATTGCGCTTATTCCATGGGAAGGCTACCTATTGATGCTAAAGAACTAAATGTTGACTTTGTAGTGGGAAGTGGTCATAAAAGTATGGCTGCATCAGGCCCTATTGGAGTTCTGGGGATGAAAGAAGAATGGGCTGATAAACTTCTGGAAAGATCTTCCAGACATCAAAAAAAGGAAATTGAGATGCTTGGATGTACTAGTAGGGGCGCCCCAGTGGCCACCTTAATGGCATCCTTGCCTCATTTAGTTGAACGAGTAAGTAAATGGGGCGATGAAGTCCAAAAGGCCAGAAATTTTGTAGAACAAATGGAGGAAATTGATGGGGTGGTACAAGTGGGTGTGCGGCCTACTAATCATGATCTGGTGAGATTTGAAACACCATTCTTCCATGAAATTGCTCAAAAACACTCACGAAGAGGATTTTTCCTTTATGAAGAACTGAAAAAACGCAAAATTGTGGGAATAAAGCGTGGCCAGACCGAATGGTTCAAATGCAGTGCTTATGGTATGAATCAAGAGCAAATAGATTATATTGCTGATTCATTTAAGGAAATAGCTAGAACTGCTTTGGATTGA